From a region of the Pieris rapae chromosome 22, ilPieRapa1.1, whole genome shotgun sequence genome:
- the LOC111002190 gene encoding prion-like-(Q/N-rich) domain-bearing protein 25, whose product MDKVVIVFVALIHVSMSLWTCTSDLDCYNQAGSVCVAGSCQCPPGQEAISKGTQCVAVAPYHTSPCFETSQCSRLWTNYECRRADNDTEGTCQCVEGYHYFLGRCWRTRDYRETCQRDEECITTPRDPYALKCDGVCVCADGYYERQRGECRKIGNAVGDGCVVDDDCHFPDAVCDIRHFTCTSRSDTLNLNELYFATEETSALSDREVDLVHNTKCSNDTECETPASCISGACVCTTGYYRYKGTCYAELGTPSTPDQCDGVLAVVIDGICSCRPNFFYHENMRSCIRVSRRITDSCMEDAHCYTFGVQSRCGAPREPWGIRSCECITENAVWDQNRNLCRLFAGVGEGCEVDNDCLAGELEITCVKNEEGQGFCRCPPHLTELDGLCLTSGLVLGDTCQATPECNGTQNSICTNNKCSCTDGFQQERDFCAPVIGGPCTQDTDCVIENTGCKNTTDGLTCQCHDGLVAYDQQCYTVSPGINESCTVSAQCKASMGETVDCVDGLCACIADHHYRDGRCWRITGLFESCSRTSECFLSDMPEVVLCRNGRCQCDFDHPYSETLNTCVSSGTAVYGSLVTILTLFMLIN is encoded by the exons ATGGACAAAGTGGTCATCGTTTTtg TGGCTCTTATCCACGTGTCTATGTCACTATGGACATGCACGAGTGATCTAGATTGCTACAATCAGGCTGGTAGCGTGTGCGTTGCTGGATCATGCCAGTGTCCTCCAGGTCAGGAAGCCATTTCCAAAGGGACACAGTGTGTTGCCG TTGCCCCATATCACACATCACCATGCTTCGAAACTAGTCAATGCAGTCGTTTGTGGACCAACTACGAATGTAGACGTGCAGATAATGATACAG AGGGGACATGTCAATGCGTGGAAGGGTATCACTACTTCCTCGGACGCTGCTGGAGGACCAGAGACTACAGGGAGACCTGCCAAAGAGACGAGGAGTGCATCACAACACCACGTGACCCATATGCCCTCAAGTGTGAtggtgtttgtgtgtgtgctGACGGATATTATGAACGTCAGCGGGGCGAGTGCAGGAAAATTGGAAACG ctGTAGGCGACGGGTGCGTAGTGGACGACGATTGTCATTTTCCTGACGCAGTCTGTGATATCAGACATTTTACCTGCACCAGCAGGTCAGATACATTAA atttgaatgaattataCTTCGCTACTGAAGAGACTAGCGCCCTCTCTGATCGAGAAGTCGACTTAGTTCACAATACAAAATGCTCAAATGACACTGAATGTGAGACTCCTGCATCCTGCATTTCTGGAGCCTGTGTGTGTACAACGGGCTATTATAGATACAAGGGAACATGTTACGCAG AACTCGGTACTCCATCCACACCTGACCAATGTGATGGTGTTCTTGCGGTCGTTATAGACGGAATCTGCTCGTGTCGACCAAATTTCTTCTACCATGAAAATATGAGAAGCTGTATACGTG TGTCCCGTCGGATCACCGACTCTTGCATGGAAGACGCACATTGTTATACTTTTGGAGTGCAGTCCCGCTGTGGTGCCCCAAGGGAGCCCTGGGGCATACGTTCGTGTGAATGTATCACGGAGAATGCTGTATGGGATCAGAATCGGAATTTATGTAGACTGTTTGCCG GTGTAGGTGAAGGTTGCGAAGTGGACAACGACTGTTTGGCTGGAGAGCTGGAGATCACGTGTGTAAAGAATGAAGAGGGCCAGGGCTTCTGCAGGTGTCCGCCACATCTGACGGAGTTGGATGGACTGTGCCTTACATCTGGACTTG TTCTCGGTGACACCTGTCAAGCGACTCCAGAATGTAACGGGACTCAGAATTCGATTTGCACCAACAACAAATGCAGCTGTACTGATGGATTTCAGCAGGAAAGAGATTTTTGTGCTCCAG TTATTGGCGGACCCTGTACTCAAGACACAGACTGCGTAATAGAGAACACAGGATGCAAAAACACAACTGATGGTTTGACCTGTCAATGTCATGACGGCCTTGTGGCATACGACCAACAGTGTTATACTG TTTCCCCCGGTATAAATGAATCCTGTACTGTATCAGCCCAGTGTAAGGCGTCCATGGGCGAAACTGTCGATTGTGTCGACGGCTTATGTGCTTGTATAGCCGACCATCATTACAGAGATGGAAGATGCTGGCGTATCACTG GTTTATTCGAAAGCTGTTCACGAACGAGTGAGTGCTTCTTGAGTGACATGCCAGAAGTCGTGTTATGCAGAAATGGACGTTGTCAGTGCGACTTCGATCATCCCTATTCTGAAACACTGAATACATGTG ttTCTTCAGGAACAGCCGTATACGGAAGTCTAGTGACAATACTTACactatttatgttaataaattaa
- the LOC111002191 gene encoding serine protease snake isoform X2, with the protein MHAIVFLGLVSFCFAQNVGQQCTVRHTNTIGRCLPSNECASARDDLRNNGINPTICSYTFDAVVVCCRDGSSILNTSARQSKRPVSSAASTKKTNMRLSERKCQEYSRGVTQMVDFIPLVPDPDTLHISAAKCDYNKVDLIVGGETTSPGEFPHMAALGWVNQEDGYDFLCGGSLISSRFVLTAAHCTQAARRQPATPSIVRLGDQNLDPNVEDNASPVDVPIKNIIPHPQYNSPIKYNDIALMELHTDVDFEAHIRPACLWTRNDFSGHEKAIATGWGVTNPSASSAETSNDLQKVALSLLQNPRCDVLLKNLKNRLWWGFVNSQMCAGELRGGKDTCQGDSGSPLQVASKENQCVFHIVGITSFGRMCAQSGNPAIYTRVSSYLDWIESVVWPEEF; encoded by the exons ATGCATGCCATCGTTTTTCTCGGGTTGGTCAGCTTTTGTTTCGCCCAAAATg TTGGCCAACAGTGTACAGTCAGACACACAAACACAATAGGAAGATGTTTACCCAGCAATGAATGTGCATCAGCCAGAGATGACCTGCG aaacaaTGGAATCAATCCCACTATATGTTCATATACATTTGACGCTGTAGTTGTCTGTTGTAGAGATGGATCTTCCATACTTAACACAAGTGCGAGGCAATCCAA AAGACCAGTATCGTCTGCCGCATCAACTAAAAAAACCAACATGCGTCTGAGCGAGcgaa AATGCCAAGAATACTCCCGAGGCGTAACACAAATGGTGGACTTCATCCCTTTAGTACCAGATCCAGACACACTACACATTTCAGCAGCTAAATGTGACTATAACAAAGTGGATTTGATTGTTGGAGGAGAGACTACAAGCCCTGGAGAATTTCCGCATATG GCTGCACTCGGCTGGGTGAACCAGGAAGACGGCTATGACTTCCTCTGTGGTGGAAGTCTCATCAGCTCCCGGTTTGTGCTAACAGCAGCACATTGCACCCAAGCTGCTAGAAGGCAGCCTGCCACCCCATCGATTGTCAGACTTGGCGATCAGAACTTAGATCCCAATGTAGAAGATAATGCATCGCCTGTGGAT GTacctataaaaaacataatccCTCATCCGCAATACAACTCACCAATCAAATACAACGACATAGCACTCATGGAGTTACACACAGATGTGGACTTCGAGGCACACATAAGACCGGCTTGTCTATGGACCCGAAATGACTTTAGCGGACACGAAAAGGCCATAGCAACCGGTTGGGGAGTTACTAATCCAA gtGCTTCCTCAGCTGAAACCTCCAATGACCTTCAGAAGGTAGCCCTAAGTCTGCTACAGAACCCTCGATGCGATGTATTACTGAAAAACTTAAAGAACAGATTATGGTGGGGTTTTGTGAACAGTCAGATGTGTGCTGGTGAACTAAGAGGGGGAAAGGATACCTGCCAg GGTGACTCCGGCTCTCCCCTTCAAGTGGCGTCGAAGGAAAACCAATGTGTATTCCACATTGTGGGCATCACGTCGTTCGGAAGAATGTGCGCGCAGTCAGGCAATCCCGCGATATACACTAGAGTTTCCAGTTACTTGGACTGGATTGAAAGTGTCGTGTGGCCTGAggagttttag
- the LOC111002191 gene encoding serine protease snake isoform X1 has product MHAIVFLGLVSFCFAQNVGQQCTVRHTNTIGRCLPSNECASARDDLRNNGINPTICSYTFDAVVVCCRDGSSILNTSARQSNRRPVSSAASTKKTNMRLSERKCQEYSRGVTQMVDFIPLVPDPDTLHISAAKCDYNKVDLIVGGETTSPGEFPHMAALGWVNQEDGYDFLCGGSLISSRFVLTAAHCTQAARRQPATPSIVRLGDQNLDPNVEDNASPVDVPIKNIIPHPQYNSPIKYNDIALMELHTDVDFEAHIRPACLWTRNDFSGHEKAIATGWGVTNPSASSAETSNDLQKVALSLLQNPRCDVLLKNLKNRLWWGFVNSQMCAGELRGGKDTCQGDSGSPLQVASKENQCVFHIVGITSFGRMCAQSGNPAIYTRVSSYLDWIESVVWPEEF; this is encoded by the exons ATGCATGCCATCGTTTTTCTCGGGTTGGTCAGCTTTTGTTTCGCCCAAAATg TTGGCCAACAGTGTACAGTCAGACACACAAACACAATAGGAAGATGTTTACCCAGCAATGAATGTGCATCAGCCAGAGATGACCTGCG aaacaaTGGAATCAATCCCACTATATGTTCATATACATTTGACGCTGTAGTTGTCTGTTGTAGAGATGGATCTTCCATACTTAACACAAGTGCGAGGCAATCCAA CAGAAGACCAGTATCGTCTGCCGCATCAACTAAAAAAACCAACATGCGTCTGAGCGAGcgaa AATGCCAAGAATACTCCCGAGGCGTAACACAAATGGTGGACTTCATCCCTTTAGTACCAGATCCAGACACACTACACATTTCAGCAGCTAAATGTGACTATAACAAAGTGGATTTGATTGTTGGAGGAGAGACTACAAGCCCTGGAGAATTTCCGCATATG GCTGCACTCGGCTGGGTGAACCAGGAAGACGGCTATGACTTCCTCTGTGGTGGAAGTCTCATCAGCTCCCGGTTTGTGCTAACAGCAGCACATTGCACCCAAGCTGCTAGAAGGCAGCCTGCCACCCCATCGATTGTCAGACTTGGCGATCAGAACTTAGATCCCAATGTAGAAGATAATGCATCGCCTGTGGAT GTacctataaaaaacataatccCTCATCCGCAATACAACTCACCAATCAAATACAACGACATAGCACTCATGGAGTTACACACAGATGTGGACTTCGAGGCACACATAAGACCGGCTTGTCTATGGACCCGAAATGACTTTAGCGGACACGAAAAGGCCATAGCAACCGGTTGGGGAGTTACTAATCCAA gtGCTTCCTCAGCTGAAACCTCCAATGACCTTCAGAAGGTAGCCCTAAGTCTGCTACAGAACCCTCGATGCGATGTATTACTGAAAAACTTAAAGAACAGATTATGGTGGGGTTTTGTGAACAGTCAGATGTGTGCTGGTGAACTAAGAGGGGGAAAGGATACCTGCCAg GGTGACTCCGGCTCTCCCCTTCAAGTGGCGTCGAAGGAAAACCAATGTGTATTCCACATTGTGGGCATCACGTCGTTCGGAAGAATGTGCGCGCAGTCAGGCAATCCCGCGATATACACTAGAGTTTCCAGTTACTTGGACTGGATTGAAAGTGTCGTGTGGCCTGAggagttttag
- the LOC123690130 gene encoding transmembrane protein 267 produces the protein MKILSVLLSVSIVFTAITGDYIVFHSKYSKFFIFRAVIDNFVHASIGTLSALLFFIYVERSRQAWIYNIILCTIVSSLIDVDHFIVAKSIHYKDLTNLKYRGFLHCTSLWFIITTILLIYSYIFRKNNIYVLSYMLILAYTSHHIRDGNRRGLCVYPFGHTPPIHKYVYVLLLGILPIIFGHICQYMKPISKNTVVQYSMLV, from the exons atgaaaattttaagtgttttaCTGTCAGTATCTATAGTTTTTACAGCTATTACAGGagattatattgtatttcattcaaaatattcaaagtTCTTCATCTTTCGCGCTGTAATCGATAATTTTGTGCATGCCAGTATTGGAACACTATctgcattattattttttatttatgtggaAAGATCAAGACAGGCTTGGATATATAACATCATTTTATGCACTATAGTATCGTCACTGATTGATGTGGACCATTTTATTGTTGCAAAATCTATACATTATAAG gatTTAACAAACCTAAAATATAGAGGATTTCTACACTGCACATCTTTAtggtttattattacaactattttattaatttatagctatatttttagaaaaaataatatatatgttttatcatatatgttaatattagcATATACTAGTCATCATATAAGAGATGGTAATAGACGAGGTCTGTGTGTTTATCCATTTGGCCATACTCCAccaatacataaatatgtatatgttttattattaggtatattaccTATTATTTTTGGACATATTTGTCAATATATGAAGCcaattagtaaaaatactGTAGTGCAATATAGTATGTTAGTATGA